AATTGCTGACCTTGATCTACTTCGGTCACTTGATGTTGCATCTGTTCTTGAATAGAACTATCAGGGTCAATCATTGCTTGCATGTTCCAGCTAATTATAACAAAAACCAAAAAGCCAACAGCAATAACAAGCATCGCATCTACAAGGTTAGCCGTACCTGCCATAGGATCTTCTTCAACTCGTTTAGACCTACGTCTACCGCCTTTTCTTACCATAAAATCACTATTTACCCATATAATCAAGAACTGCATCAATCAAAGCATCCAAATCTGATAAATATCTGTCATACCATCCGGATCTTATTTTTCCAATAACATAACACAATGCACCGGAACCAATACCTACAATTGTGGTGTTGAATGCAACAGTTAATGAATTTGCAAGAGTGTTAATATCTCCAGCACCCAAAGCCGCAAGTCCTGGACCCATAGGTATTAAGGTACCCATCAAACCTAATGTCGGCCCGATACGGGTAATGATATCTGTTTTTTGCAATGCAGATTCAGTTTTCTCTTCTTCATGCTCAAACAATTTACGAGCCAATGCCTCTCTTGAACTGTCACCTAAATTTTCTGAGGATGCAATTTCAGTTAAAACCTTCTTTTGAGCTTTCGGAATATTAGCTGAGGAAATTACGCTTTTTAATTTTTCTTGGGATTCAGCTGAATTAATCTCATAAATCAAATCCCTTATAGTTCCAACAGGGACTTTGCGTCTAGAAGTGTACTCTGAAATTATCCCACCTAATGAAATAATAGTTATTACAACAATTACAAGTAAAATTACAAGTACGGGAATTGTCAAACTTTGTGAGATTACATCCAGAGAGCCTGTTAAAAATTCTCCACCAGTAACATTTAAAACCATATTTTTCACCTAATTAACTTAAAATACCGCTTCTTCTATTTATAATCACGCCACCGACCAACAATATAGCAAATGCTAAAATTATCATCAGTAAATCTTGAGGAGAACCAATGGTAATAGGAGTTAAGTCTTTTGCTAAAACACTGGCGATATTTGGAATCACAATTGATGAAATCAGGAAATATGCACCAAGCAAAAGCATGAAATTACCTAAAACAACAGGATATGGTTTTTTAATAAATCTAATAATTACATTTGATGCTAGATAAGTAACAATCATTACACCAACCAAAGCCGCTGCAGCATACCAACTCAAATTAAGTGAACTGACACCAATTGTTGGTGCAACAACCAGAACGCTTGCAATAATGGATCCGAAACAACAAGGACAAGGAGCTATAATCGCTATAGAAGTTGCCTTAGATGTGTTCTTATCATGTATTTTCCATTCCCTAATTGTGAATAAACCTGCAACAATCATGATAGATGCCATTATAATATAAAAGATTGTATTATAACTATAAATAGCTTGAACCAATTGTTCTGCAAACAATGAAGCAATAGCGGATATTAGAATTACTCCTCCTCCATATGAGATACAAATTATTGCAAATAATTTTTTAGGCAAATTAGCCAAACCTGATGCAAGCCCTATCTTTATACCGAAAACAAGAACTGATGCAAAAATACCAACTTGCCATAAAACACTCATCATATCCATATTAATTTCTCCATAATCAAATTAAATTTAATTAATTACAATTAAGTATTACTCTAATAAAGTATTTAAATTTTTAAAAATCGATGTGTATATAATAAAACATCAATATTATATTCAACATCGATTAATATAACATTTTCCTTTTTATTTTTTCGATTTAATTAAAACTCCAATACCGACCCCAATAATTACTCCAATTATTAATCCTGAAATCAAAGGAGTAATAAAACTGGAATCCCCATCAGAATTTACATTAACATTACTAATCTTAATCAACCCATCCTTAAGGGTATCATTATTTACATCATCGATAATTATTAACCTATCTGATACCTCAGAATGATTATCTAAAAACTTATGAGCAGTATCCTGATAAGCTGTGACAAGAATCCTTTTGTTTGAATTGTTCAACATGTGTTCAAGCTGATGAGCAACCTCATCATCGGAAGTGAACTTGTAAACACTGATGTTGATATCATTTGCATCGGCAATTTCTTTAACCAACACGCCATTGTCATTGTTTGCAATAACCATCATGTCTGCAGTGACATCAACTCCATGAGCATATAGCCCCTGAACAGCAAACAAAAGTACGATAAACATAATTAAAAATTTCTTCACCATATAAACACCTACATTTTGCTTAATTCCATTATTTCGGGTTTTATTTTTTGAATTGAATAAATTATAATGATGTTTGCAAAACCCTCAATAATTCCTATAAACAGATAAAATGGAACCAAAGTTGCTAAAAGGCTATTGAAATTCATAGCCCCTGACAATATTAAAATAAAAACTTGACCAAATGTCGCAAATATAATTCCAATGACTGTCGCAAAAAATATTGCCATCTTATCATTAATATCCTCCAATAAACAATAAAATCCATAAGTCACGAATGCAACAATGACACCAATGACTAAAAAATTAGCTCCAAAGCAAACAATTCCGCCCATATTCAATGCTAATGCCTGAACCAGTAATCCAAAAAATGACACTATTGACCCATTGAAGGGACCTAAAAGAATGGCCACCAATGGAATTAAAAAGAAATGAATCGGAACGCCTAAAGGAGAAGGAATGGATAAAGAGGTCACGACAACGAAAAATACTGAAAACAGCGCAATTGACACTATTGTTTTTTCCTTGTCTTCATTTCTAGAAAATTTATATAAGAATATTGCAATAATGACTATTGAAATACACCAATACACTATAGATTGTTCTATTGGAATTATACCATCCGGCAAATGCATTAAATCACCTTTATCTTACGTAAAAACACGATTAATCCAAAACCAATTATAAATGCTAATATAAGAATAATTACAGTTGTTATATTAAAAAATGAATCGTCATTATTCGCAGAAACATTAGTATTATTATCAGATGCATTTGTTGAACCATTGCTCAAAACGACTTCACTAACCCCACTATCTCCACCATTTCCACTGGATTGTGATGAAGACTGAGAACCTGAAGAATCAGAACTTCCACCACTAGAACCTCCGCCAGACGAACTTGAAGAAGATCCGCCACCATTAGACCCTGAGCTTCCTGATGGGCTTGAAGAAGAACCGCCACCGAAACCTGATTGGGATGGACTTGGGGAGTCAGAACCGCTTGAAGGGTTTGTAACTTCATCAGGATAATAGTTCCCATGTCCTGGATGCGCTGCAATGCAAGATATGGACATCGCAACAGTAACTAAAATTACCAAACAAAATAAAACTTTATTATTGATTTTTATCCCTCCAATAAAATAAAAAAAAATAAAAAAAAATATTTCACAGATGTGAAATATCTAGTCTTTACGTTTTAAATATCCGTAACCTAAGATAGCACCTAAAATACAAACAGCTGCAATTGCAACTAAAATTGCATTATCTGCAGATTTTGCGGCTGGTTTTTCGCTGATTTCATATGCATCACTGTCACTTGAATCATCGTCAGAAGGACTGTCTGATGAATCAGCACTAGCTGCACTAGCTGCACTAGTAGCTCTAGCTAAAGCACTTGAAGATCTACCAACTGCACTTCTACCAGATGTGCTTGAACCACCATTTTGAGAGTTAGATGAAGAGCCTCCATCCACTACTACATCAGAGTTAGTGTTTTCAGAGTCATCTTGGCTTTGAGTATTGTCTGTACTTTGAGCAGGTCTTTCTGGAAGTTTATCATCTAAACTCATTATATATGCTATTGAATTTCCTTGTTCAGTTTCTGTAGCTCCCGCAACAATCTGACTAAGCATGTCGCTGTCTATTTCTTTTTTAGCGGTTGCTTTGAGAACTGGCATTTTAACGATGTTTGGAGAAGAAGTGTCTCCTTTATATAATCTGATATATTCTTCATAGGAATTGGAACCTTTAGCAAAACTAGGCCATTCGCAATAAACAATCATTGCTTCACCAGTGTTTGTTGCTGAATTCCATTTAATAGCAATACCCACATTAGTACCGTTAGTGTAGGTTAAGTTATATCTTAAGTTATAGTAGTTTTCCATACCTGGAGATACACCTAAGAGTCTTGAAATAATATCGTCCTTACAATTGTCGTCAGTGGTAATGTAAATGTATGATTCATTTTCATTTGTTATTGGAAGTTCATCGTAAATAAAGTCAGTGATTAAATAACCAGGAGAACTTCCTCCGCAAACATGGTTGTGGAATAACCATGCAACTAAGACATCATAAGGAGGGTCATATGCCAATACGTTTTGAATAACGTAATTAGCGGTTCCAGTTGTATTTCCAGTTTCGATTAATTTACCAGTAGAAACATCATATGCTAAACTGTAGGATAAAGTATCTTTGTTGTTTGTACTGTTAATCCAATAGAAATCAAATACTAAATCTTTCCATAATGAAGCGTGTACAGGTAATAAAGTTTTTTTACTTAATCTGGAACCTAATACTTCAGTGATTCCATCTAAAACCATTTCACTGCTGGTTCCGTTAACCCTTACATAACTTGCGGAAGTCAATGCAAATAAATTAGGACTATCTTTTTCAACAACAACACCTTGTGATTTGAAGTAATCTAATGCCATGTTACTAGCATCGACTCCAATCTGTTTGAATTGTTCAGGAGTTAATTGGGTAACTTGTTTTGCATCTTGTTCTTCACGGGTTGCTTTTTTAAGGCTCAAGTTAAGTATATAATCCATATCTAAACCGTGAGCACTTTTTATGACATTACCTTTACCTACTTCCTGACCCATTATGTAATAAAGGTCATCTTCACTGAGACCATCTAATTCATATAAGACATCTACAAGGGAAGTTGGATTGTCTTGTAATGTTTTTATTAACCAGTTTTGGTATTTTAAATCATTTGTTGCACTTGCATCTGGATTTAAACCAGTCTTTGATTTGAAAGTTTCTTTGATTTTTGCTTCGTCATAGCTCATTATGACAATTAAACCGGTATTTGAGGTACTATTCCATCTGATAAATCCAGTCATGGATTTATCAACCATTGTATCTACACCAATGTACGCCCTTTTACCTGGAGTGATATCCATTGTCCAAGTAAATGCATCATCATCAGAGTCACCAGGAACTCCTATTACATAATATGCAGTGTTTTCAAGAGGTAAACCTGATTCCCCACGAGGTGGATAATATTTTAATAAGGTTTGTATCATGGCTTGTCCGCTGATAAGTCCTGTACAGACATGTCCGTGATAGGTCGCTTGCATCAGAATATCTTTTGAAATTCCGTTAGCCCATGAATTTGCAATACTGATGTATGAGTATGCATCATCATTTCCTAACAGCTGTTGTAATTTTTTCCATTCTTTTGCAGATAATTCTGGGCCTGCATTACCATAATACAGAGGAGTAGTTTCACCGTTTTTATAAAATGCCATAGTGAGCTTGTCACCGTTCTTAACGATGAATGCAATATTGGTTGGATCAGTTCTTATTGCGGATAAAGTCAAAAGGTTTCCTTTACCTAGAGAAACATATCCATCAGCTGCATCTAATATTCCATTCAAAACATTTTCAGTGGTAACGTTATTAATCCTTGTTAAACCTGCGGTTGTGATTACTAAAACATCATCTGCAGATTTGAAGTTTAGTTTTTTATCAGCAGCCATTGTCACATTATAACCAAGTTGATAGTTACTATCACCTTGCAATTTATCATCAACAGCTGAATTTGCTGAATAAACTGAAATTGAAGTTCCGACATTGTCATGGGATGCGTCGTCTGCAACTCCAAGCTGACTATCGGAAATTACTGCTGAAGAGTCCTCTGTTTGACCAGCAATATCTTCACTAGCTGAAACAGCAGTTACTAAACTTAGTGCCAATATTAATAACATCACTATTACAACACTATGTTTTTTCATTAACAAATCTCCTAAAATTTCGATATAATTACACTTTAATTATATCATTAGAAAGTTTAAAGTAATAACTATATAAATATTGATTATTACTAACATATGAAAAAATTGATGAAAAATAATACTTTTTGAACATTTTAAAAAAATGATTGAAAAAAATGAAAATTATTTAATCAAATTTTTTAAGTATTATTTTTTAAAAACAAATAAAAGCCATTAAAAAATAAAACCTATGCTCCAGATATCCCCAATCTAAATTTTATAAAAGTATTACAAAATAAAAAAGTAATAAAAAATTAAACCAATATAACAAAGTTAATTTAAATCAAACAAGCGATTTATCAATAAAATTTCATTTAAAACCCTTTGGAATAAACTAACATGAATATAACACTGTTAACCAATAATGTAAGATAAACCGTACAACCAGAACCATTTAAAAAAATCAAAAATATCCCTTTAGAAAATTTTATAGTAATCAAAAATTAAACATTAAAACATAAGATTTAATGAGGCAAAATATGTTTTGGAACGAAAAGATTGAAACAATGCCAAGGGAAGACCTTGAAGAACTGCAATTGAAGAAGCTTCAAGAGACTGTAAAAAGAGCATTCGATAAAATTCCTTACTATAACAAAAAGTATAGTGAAGCTGAAATTTATCCTGAGGATATAGAAACTCTAAAGGATATAGAAAAACTTCCATTCATTACAAAAGACGATTTAAGGGAAAGCTATCCTTTCGGATTGTTTGCAGTAGACATCAAAGAAATCAAAGAGCTGCACTCCTCATCCGGAACCACAGGAAAACCTGTAGTATCAGGATACACAAAAAAGGATCTGGATACCTGGGCAGAAACAATAGCCCGTGGACTGACCATGATGGGAATCGGTGAAGATGACATTCTCCAAAATACACACGGTTACGGAATGTTTACCGGAGGATTCGGCGTTCACTACGGATCACACAAGGTCGGTGCAGCAATCATCCCAATATCAACAGGCCAGACAAGAAGGCAAATTGAAATCATGAGCGATTTTGGAGCTACAGGACTAATCTTTACCCCATCATACGGGATTCACCTCGGCGAAGTTGCCCTTGAAGATGGAATTGACCCTAAAGACTTAGGAATCAAGGCAATCGGATTTGGAGCTGAAGGATGGACTGAAGAGATAAGACAAAGAGTGGAAGAAATCTTCGGTTGTAAAGCATATAATATCTATGGTCTTACAGAGTTAATGGGTCCTGGTGTCGGCGTTGAATGTGAAGCGCAAAAGGGCTTGCATATTGCAGAAGACATTTACTATCCTGAAATCATTGACCCGAATACAGGTAAAGTAATAGGTGCTGAAAAGCCTGGAGAATTGGTATTGACAAACATAGATAGAGAAGGAATGCCAGTAATAAGATTCAGAACAAAAGACTTGACCAGACTCACCTATGAAAAATGTGAATGCGGAAGAACACATGCAAGAATGAGCAGAATCACCGGAAGATCCGATGACATGATTAAGGTTAAGGGAGTAGCTATTTTCCCATCACAAATCGAAAAAGCATTGCTTAAGGTTGGCGATGTAGAGCCTCATTATATGATTATAGTTACAAGGCCTGAAACCTTAGATGAAATAGAAGTCAAGGTAGAAGCTTCACAGGATATCTTCTTTGACGGCGTGAAGGAAATGATGGCAATACAGCAGAAAATTGCAAAATCAATTGAAAATGAAACCGGAATCAGAGTAAAAGTAACACTTGTTGAGCCAAAGACTCTACCGAGATTTGAAGGAAAAGCAAAAAGAGTAATCGATGAAAGGAACTTGCATTAGGTGAGAAAATGAAAATCAAACAATTATCAATATTTTTACAAAACAAAATGGGAAGCCTATCAAAGCCATTGGAAATACTTTCCGATGCTGACGTCAACATAAGGGCAATGTGCATGGCAGATACCTCTGAATTCGGTATCCTAAGACTTGTTGTAGACAATCCTTTAAAAGGAAAGGAAGCACTTGAAGAAAATAACTTCCTAGTGAAGATTACTGACATCATAGGCGTTGAAATGAATGACACACCAGGAGGCCTTACAACAGTTTTAAAAATTATCAAGGATAATGAAATAGATTTGGAATATCTCTATGCATTTACACATGAAAAAGCTGGAAAAGCCATATTATTGCTCCATGCAGACAATATCGATGAGTTGATATCCTCATTGGAGAAAAATGATATAGTTATCGTTCCTGCTGAAGAAGTTTATAATCTATAACTTCTTTTCCATTCTTTTTTTTTTGAAATAAAAATCAGTTAAAATAAGCAGTCAAATTAAAAACATCTTAATTTTGCTAAAAAAAAATAAAAAAATGGGAAATTACTATTTTTCAATAGTAAATCCGTGATTTTGAGCTTTGGTAACAAAGACTGTTCCTTTATCTCCAAGAAGCTCTTTGGTTTTTTCTACAATTTCCTCATTTGATTCATCAAATATGGTGTATAAAACCGGACCGAATGAAGATATGCCGACTCCATATGCACCCAATTTCTCAATAGCTTGCATGGTTGGCAGGTAACTTGCATCAAGTGAGTGTTCCAATTTGTTGAATCCGACTTTTTGAAGTTCACTTATGGCCCATCCGAAGTTTTTAATATCCTTTTCAAGCATGAATGGGATAAGATTCATCAAAATTAAATGGGATACCTGTTCAACTTCTTCTTTTGGAATAGGGCAATAAGTCTGAAAGACATCCACTTCATCGTCACCTTCCATATGCTTTTCAATTTCAGGAATGGCTATCAATATTTTCCATTCTTCAGGAAAATCATATCTTGCAATCAATGTTGCAGGTTTTGCTTTTGAAGCACCTGAAGGTAAAAACAAGGGCTTTTCTTCCTTGCTGTGTCCACCATCCACAATAAATCCGCCTAAATCATGAGTATAGGTTCCGATTCCAGAGGTTCCTCCTCTTCCAACAATGGTACTTAACTCCCTACTTTCAACTTCAATGCCCATTGTTTCTGTTATCAAATGGGCAGTGGAAACTGCAATTTGGGTTCCGCTTCCGAATCCTGAATGAGGAGGATAAGTCTGATGAACAATAAATTTAAAACCTGCATCAATGTCGAAATAATCTATGGTTTTTTTAGCCGCATCGGGAATTTTTTCCCTGCATTCCCCAATAGCTTCTTCATCTGTAACAGTGTCGGCAAATTCAAGTTCGATTCCACTTTCAATTTGCTCTGATTCCAATATAAATTGTGGGTCAGCCAATGCTAAACCAATACCACCATCAACTCTCCTATATGACCCATTCAAGTCAATTAGGGACATATGTATTCTAGAAGGTGCTTTAATAATCATTTTTTCACATCCATATATAAATTATAAACAATTAATTTTTGTATTTAAAGTATATATAATTCTTTTCATGATTAGAAAAATAGATTTAATTAAAATTGCAGATTATCTACGATTTCAACCAACTTCAAGGCCAAATCATAGCTAACGTCCATCGCTTCACAGGAAAAACATTCATATACTAAAGTAGGTATTCCCTCATTTGCTGTCGGTTCTGTAATGTATGGCGGGCTGGATCTGAATTCCGGCGCATAATAGACAATCTCTTCAAATTTATCCAAAATTTGATTCATGAAACCTGTTGACTTTTCATCAAAGCCCGGTGCAAATAAAAAATTAGTAATCTGATAGTCTCCAGGACCGTTCGGCCCCCTATTAGAGTGAATATCTAAAAACAAATCAAAATTTTTATCGATTATATCATCCTTGACAAACTCCTGGGCTAAAAGCTGGCCTTCAAGTCTGCCTTCGGTTTGTGAGTTTGAATCATTGACATTTATGTTGTACAAATAGTAGCAATGCTTCAAATCATCTTTTGCAGTTAATTTATCGAATAATGACCTATGAGACTTGCTTTCCAAAGGATGCATTCCAATCAGATATGCTATTTTAATCTCTGAAGTCTCATCACCAAAAGGACCGTGAATATGCACGCTTCCCCAATCATTTTCTCCCAGTAATCTGGCTTCATACAGTTTGGAATCAACTTGGGCGGCATCGGTTGGGCCTTTAGGATATTTCATGAAAATCAACTCAAAAAAAAAAGAAGTGATGACTAGAAAAAATCTAGTCTTCGGATGGTGCACGTGCACCTAATTCCTTGTTCAATTCGTAAATCAATCTGTTGTCGCCATCGGCGAGTTTTATTTTTGCAACTAAATCCATTGCATTTTCTTCTTCTTCAACTTGTTCTTCAACAAACCATTGTAGGAAATTGTTGGTTGCATGGTCTTTTTCTTCAATGGCCAAATTGACCAAATCATTGATTAGGCCGGTTACCATCTTTTCATGTTCAAGCACATGTTCAAATGCTGCAACTGGAGAGTCCCATTCAGTTTGAGGACCGTCAATTGCAGTCAAAGTTACGGAAGCTCCTCTTCTTATGATGTAATCATAGAATTTCATTCCATGTTCCAATTCTTCTTCTGCTTGTACTCTCATCCAGTTAGCGAAACCTGCTAGGTCTTCATCTTCAAAGTAGGCTGCCATGGATAAGTATAAATATCCTGAGTAAACTTCAGCGTTTAATTGTCCGTTTAGTGCTTTTTCCATTTTTTCGGATACCATTAATAATCACCAATATACAATTTGTATGTGATTTCTTATATATTTTAAGTAACTGTCCTGTAATCTCAAAACATTAAATTAATTAGTCTTGATTATAGATTATTAAACATGATAGAAAAATCCATTTATGAAGATTATGAAATTGATTTCAGCGATTCATACTCAAGCGATGACGCTTACTACTTTATTTTCAACAACGAAAGGGAGTTGTATTTAACTGAAGATAATACGTTGCCCTCTGACTTTAACAACTATAATACTGATTTCAAGCTTTATATAGGAAAATTCAAACAAAAAGATGCATTTGTAGTGAATGTCAAAGAGGATGATGCTTTTTTTAACTTAAAAGAAGTTTACGATATTGACCATGACATCTATCTAATGGCTGCAAAGGCAGTTTTGGTTAGGGACTGGTATATCTCACACCAGTTTTGCGGAAGATGCTCTGCAAAGACCATCCTAGATGAAAAGGACATGATGTTAAAATGCCCCGAATGCGGCCAGGTGCACTATCCAAGAATCGCTCCTGCAATTATTGTGGCGATAAGAAAAGGCGATAAACTTCTCATGGCAAAACACAGCTATCATGACAATATCAGATATGCGCTGATAGCAGGTTTTGTCGAACCCGGCGAGTCAATTGAGGAAGCCGTGCATCGCGAGGTTTTAGAGGAAGTGGGCATTAAGATCAAAAACCTAAAATACCAAAAAAGCCAATCCTGGCCATTTCCCAACTCATTAATGCTCG
This genomic interval from Methanobrevibacter sp. contains the following:
- a CDS encoding DUF2149 domain-containing protein, with amino-acid sequence MVRKGGRRRSKRVEEDPMAGTANLVDAMLVIAVGFLVFVIISWNMQAMIDPDSSIQEQMQHQVTEVDQGQQLNETPDTSNSSGQGYTEMGKVYQDPATGKLIMVEG
- a CDS encoding MotA/TolQ/ExbB proton channel family protein is translated as MVLNVTGGEFLTGSLDVISQSLTIPVLVILLVIVVITIISLGGIISEYTSRRKVPVGTIRDLIYEINSAESQEKLKSVISSANIPKAQKKVLTEIASSENLGDSSREALARKLFEHEEEKTESALQKTDIITRIGPTLGLMGTLIPMGPGLAALGAGDINTLANSLTVAFNTTIVGIGSGALCYVIGKIRSGWYDRYLSDLDALIDAVLDYMGK
- a CDS encoding DUF2162 domain-containing protein produces the protein MDMMSVLWQVGIFASVLVFGIKIGLASGLANLPKKLFAIICISYGGGVILISAIASLFAEQLVQAIYSYNTIFYIIMASIMIVAGLFTIREWKIHDKNTSKATSIAIIAPCPCCFGSIIASVLVVAPTIGVSSLNLSWYAAAALVGVMIVTYLASNVIIRFIKKPYPVVLGNFMLLLGAYFLISSIVIPNIASVLAKDLTPITIGSPQDLLMIILAFAILLVGGVIINRRSGILS
- a CDS encoding energy-coupling factor ABC transporter permease — translated: MHLPDGIIPIEQSIVYWCISIVIIAIFLYKFSRNEDKEKTIVSIALFSVFFVVVTSLSIPSPLGVPIHFFLIPLVAILLGPFNGSIVSFFGLLVQALALNMGGIVCFGANFLVIGVIVAFVTYGFYCLLEDINDKMAIFFATVIGIIFATFGQVFILILSGAMNFNSLLATLVPFYLFIGIIEGFANIIIIYSIQKIKPEIMELSKM
- a CDS encoding FmdE family protein, with amino-acid sequence MKKHSVVIVMLLILALSLVTAVSASEDIAGQTEDSSAVISDSQLGVADDASHDNVGTSISVYSANSAVDDKLQGDSNYQLGYNVTMAADKKLNFKSADDVLVITTAGLTRINNVTTENVLNGILDAADGYVSLGKGNLLTLSAIRTDPTNIAFIVKNGDKLTMAFYKNGETTPLYYGNAGPELSAKEWKKLQQLLGNDDAYSYISIANSWANGISKDILMQATYHGHVCTGLISGQAMIQTLLKYYPPRGESGLPLENTAYYVIGVPGDSDDDAFTWTMDITPGKRAYIGVDTMVDKSMTGFIRWNSTSNTGLIVIMSYDEAKIKETFKSKTGLNPDASATNDLKYQNWLIKTLQDNPTSLVDVLYELDGLSEDDLYYIMGQEVGKGNVIKSAHGLDMDYILNLSLKKATREEQDAKQVTQLTPEQFKQIGVDASNMALDYFKSQGVVVEKDSPNLFALTSASYVRVNGTSSEMVLDGITEVLGSRLSKKTLLPVHASLWKDLVFDFYWINSTNNKDTLSYSLAYDVSTGKLIETGNTTGTANYVIQNVLAYDPPYDVLVAWLFHNHVCGGSSPGYLITDFIYDELPITNENESYIYITTDDNCKDDIISRLLGVSPGMENYYNLRYNLTYTNGTNVGIAIKWNSATNTGEAMIVYCEWPSFAKGSNSYEEYIRLYKGDTSSPNIVKMPVLKATAKKEIDSDMLSQIVAGATETEQGNSIAYIMSLDDKLPERPAQSTDNTQSQDDSENTNSDVVVDGGSSSNSQNGGSSTSGRSAVGRSSSALARATSAASAASADSSDSPSDDDSSDSDAYEISEKPAAKSADNAILVAIAAVCILGAILGYGYLKRKD
- a CDS encoding phenylacetate--CoA ligase family protein; amino-acid sequence: MFWNEKIETMPREDLEELQLKKLQETVKRAFDKIPYYNKKYSEAEIYPEDIETLKDIEKLPFITKDDLRESYPFGLFAVDIKEIKELHSSSGTTGKPVVSGYTKKDLDTWAETIARGLTMMGIGEDDILQNTHGYGMFTGGFGVHYGSHKVGAAIIPISTGQTRRQIEIMSDFGATGLIFTPSYGIHLGEVALEDGIDPKDLGIKAIGFGAEGWTEEIRQRVEEIFGCKAYNIYGLTELMGPGVGVECEAQKGLHIAEDIYYPEIIDPNTGKVIGAEKPGELVLTNIDREGMPVIRFRTKDLTRLTYEKCECGRTHARMSRITGRSDDMIKVKGVAIFPSQIEKALLKVGDVEPHYMIIVTRPETLDEIEVKVEASQDIFFDGVKEMMAIQQKIAKSIENETGIRVKVTLVEPKTLPRFEGKAKRVIDERNLH
- a CDS encoding acetolactate synthase, giving the protein MKIKQLSIFLQNKMGSLSKPLEILSDADVNIRAMCMADTSEFGILRLVVDNPLKGKEALEENNFLVKITDIIGVEMNDTPGGLTTVLKIIKDNEIDLEYLYAFTHEKAGKAILLLHADNIDELISSLEKNDIVIVPAEEVYNL
- a CDS encoding beta-ribofuranosylaminobenzene 5'-phosphate synthase — protein: MIIKAPSRIHMSLIDLNGSYRRVDGGIGLALADPQFILESEQIESGIELEFADTVTDEEAIGECREKIPDAAKKTIDYFDIDAGFKFIVHQTYPPHSGFGSGTQIAVSTAHLITETMGIEVESRELSTIVGRGGTSGIGTYTHDLGGFIVDGGHSKEEKPLFLPSGASKAKPATLIARYDFPEEWKILIAIPEIEKHMEGDDEVDVFQTYCPIPKEEVEQVSHLILMNLIPFMLEKDIKNFGWAISELQKVGFNKLEHSLDASYLPTMQAIEKLGAYGVGISSFGPVLYTIFDESNEEIVEKTKELLGDKGTVFVTKAQNHGFTIEK
- a CDS encoding adhesin produces the protein MKYPKGPTDAAQVDSKLYEARLLGENDWGSVHIHGPFGDETSEIKIAYLIGMHPLESKSHRSLFDKLTAKDDLKHCYYLYNINVNDSNSQTEGRLEGQLLAQEFVKDDIIDKNFDLFLDIHSNRGPNGPGDYQITNFLFAPGFDEKSTGFMNQILDKFEEIVYYAPEFRSSPPYITEPTANEGIPTLVYECFSCEAMDVSYDLALKLVEIVDNLQF
- a CDS encoding ferritin codes for the protein MVSEKMEKALNGQLNAEVYSGYLYLSMAAYFEDEDLAGFANWMRVQAEEELEHGMKFYDYIIRRGASVTLTAIDGPQTEWDSPVAAFEHVLEHEKMVTGLINDLVNLAIEEKDHATNNFLQWFVEEQVEEEENAMDLVAKIKLADGDNRLIYELNKELGARAPSED
- the nudC gene encoding NAD(+) diphosphatase, whose amino-acid sequence is MIEKSIYEDYEIDFSDSYSSDDAYYFIFNNERELYLTEDNTLPSDFNNYNTDFKLYIGKFKQKDAFVVNVKEDDAFFNLKEVYDIDHDIYLMAAKAVLVRDWYISHQFCGRCSAKTILDEKDMMLKCPECGQVHYPRIAPAIIVAIRKGDKLLMAKHSYHDNIRYALIAGFVEPGESIEEAVHREVLEEVGIKIKNLKYQKSQSWPFPNSLMLAFTAEYDSGDIKVDGDEILKARWFGKDEIIRYDSDISISDWLIQSFIDNV